The DNA window AGTTGCAAGGTCATGGAGTCCGTGAGTGGGTATGTGCTCCTCAATCTCTTGGATACGCGGGGAATCGATTCGGAGGATGAATGACGCAGGTCGTGTCCCTATAAGTGTGTAGTCGGCGAGCAGGGCTGAGCGGGAAAGAGGGAAGCTCCTCGGAGAAACCAACCGAGACGGTCTCCCCCTCCCCCTGTGTCAGGGAAGTTGTCGCCTCGGCGGAGATGCCGAGCTGACGACGCCTTGGGGGCGAGAGCAGGCAGGCTGCGGTGCCGTACACAGATGCATTCAAGACGCAGATGGTGAAGCGGATGGTGGGCCCGGGCGCGGTGAGTGCCGCGGCGCTAGCCCGGCAGGTGGGAGTGTCCCAGCCGACGTTGTCGCAGTGGTTGCGCGAGGCGAATAGGGTGGCGGCGATGACGCCTCCGCCTGAAGAAAAGAAGCCCACCGTGCCCGCAGGGCCGAAGAAGTGGACGCCGGAGGAGAAGCTGCGCGTGCTGGCGGCAATCCAGGGGCTCACGGGTGAAGAGCTGGGTGCGTTGCTGCGCAGCGAGGGGCTGCACGAGGCGCAGCTGAGGGAGTGGCAGCAAGCCGCTGAGGGGGCGCTGTCGGGTACCTCCACGGAGCCTCTGCCCGCCAAGGAGCGCAAGCGCCTGGCCGCCGCCGAGAAGGGGGTGAAGGAGCTCGAGCGGGAGCTGCACCGCAAGGAGAAGGCGTTGGCGGAGACGGCCGCGCTGCTGGTGCTCAAAAGGAAACTTCAGGCGATAGGCTGGGACGAGCGGCCCCGGGAAGGCGAGGACGACGCAGCGGACGAGAAGAGCGAGAAGTGACGCTCGCCCTCGTAGACGAGGCGCTGGCCAAGGGCGTG is part of the Myxococcus landrumus genome and encodes:
- a CDS encoding transposase, with the translated sequence MPYTDAFKTQMVKRMVGPGAVSAAALARQVGVSQPTLSQWLREANRVAAMTPPPEEKKPTVPAGPKKWTPEEKLRVLAAIQGLTGEELGALLRSEGLHEAQLREWQQAAEGALSGTSTEPLPAKERKRLAAAEKGVKELERELHRKEKALAETAALLVLKRKLQAIGWDERPREGEDDAADEKSEK